One region of Bosea sp. 29B genomic DNA includes:
- a CDS encoding ABC transporter ATP-binding protein, whose protein sequence is MSPILVLDDVSVKLPAGGDRSHAMEKVSLSLAANEILCVVGESGSGKSMTANAIMRLLPGGVAIDGGRILFEGRDLCGLGEADMRKVRGAGIAMIFQEPMTALNPLRSIGDQIGEMFELHSELSAAEIKARTLALLDEVRIPDPALAFKAYPHELSGGQRQRAMIAMALALDPKVLIADEPTTALDVTTQAQILKLIRDLQRRKGTAVLFITHDFGVVAEVADRVAVMSKGEVVEAGETEAVLGNPQHAYTRQLIAAVPPLKAPPPRALSAEPIMTIAHVSKTYRTGGFLGRGQRVTHAVKDVSLVLPRGATLGIVGESGSGKSTLARCLVRLIDPESGEIRLNGIDLASLSREEMRSATRHIQMVFQDPFASLNPRRKAGEAVAQGLIVHGMARPEALARAKELFGLVGLDPAATERYPHEFSGGQRQRIGLARALALEPAVLVADEPVSALDVSVQAQVLKLLAELRQRLGLSIVFITHDLRVAAQVCDLVAVMKSGEVVEAGPIGTVFGEPQHPYTKALLASIPGREFGAGQGRAREAMA, encoded by the coding sequence ATGAGCCCGATCCTCGTCCTCGACGATGTCAGCGTGAAACTGCCGGCTGGTGGTGACCGCTCGCACGCCATGGAAAAGGTCTCGCTCTCCCTGGCGGCGAACGAGATCCTCTGTGTCGTCGGCGAATCCGGTTCCGGCAAGTCGATGACCGCCAATGCGATCATGCGGCTCCTGCCGGGTGGCGTTGCGATCGATGGCGGCCGCATCCTGTTCGAGGGGCGCGACCTCTGTGGGCTGGGCGAAGCCGATATGCGCAAGGTGCGCGGCGCCGGCATCGCCATGATCTTCCAGGAGCCGATGACGGCGCTCAACCCGCTGCGCAGCATCGGCGACCAGATCGGCGAGATGTTCGAACTGCACAGCGAGCTGTCGGCGGCCGAGATCAAGGCCCGCACGCTTGCGCTGCTCGATGAAGTCCGCATTCCCGATCCGGCGCTCGCCTTCAAGGCCTATCCGCACGAGCTCTCCGGCGGCCAGCGCCAGCGCGCCATGATCGCGATGGCGCTGGCGCTCGATCCCAAGGTGTTGATCGCCGACGAGCCGACGACGGCGCTCGACGTCACCACCCAGGCGCAGATCCTGAAATTGATCCGCGATCTGCAGCGCCGCAAGGGTACGGCCGTCCTGTTCATTACCCATGATTTCGGCGTCGTCGCCGAGGTCGCCGACCGGGTCGCGGTGATGAGCAAGGGCGAGGTCGTCGAGGCCGGCGAGACCGAGGCCGTGCTCGGCAACCCGCAGCATGCCTATACCCGCCAGCTGATCGCCGCAGTGCCGCCGCTGAAAGCGCCGCCGCCGCGGGCCTTGTCCGCCGAGCCGATCATGACGATCGCGCACGTCTCGAAGACCTATCGCACCGGCGGCTTCCTCGGGCGCGGCCAGCGTGTCACGCACGCCGTCAAAGATGTCTCTCTGGTGCTGCCCAGGGGCGCGACGCTCGGCATCGTCGGCGAATCCGGCTCGGGCAAGTCGACGCTGGCGCGCTGCCTGGTGCGTTTGATCGATCCCGAAAGCGGCGAGATCCGCCTGAACGGCATTGATCTCGCGAGCCTGAGCCGCGAGGAGATGCGCTCGGCGACGCGCCATATCCAGATGGTGTTCCAGGACCCGTTCGCCTCGCTGAACCCGCGCCGCAAGGCCGGCGAGGCGGTGGCGCAGGGGCTGATCGTCCACGGCATGGCGCGGCCAGAGGCCCTGGCCCGCGCCAAGGAGCTGTTCGGGCTGGTCGGGCTCGATCCGGCGGCGACCGAACGCTATCCGCATGAATTCTCGGGCGGCCAGCGCCAGCGCATCGGCCTCGCCCGCGCGCTGGCGCTGGAGCCGGCGGTACTGGTCGCCGACGAGCCGGTCTCGGCGCTCGATGTCTCCGTGCAGGCGCAGGTACTGAAGCTGCTGGCGGAGCTGCGCCAGCGCCTCGGCCTCTCGATCGTCTTCATCACCCATGACCTGCGCGTCGCCGCCCAGGTCTGCGATCTCGTCGCGGTGATGAAGAGCGGAGAGGTGGTGGAGGCCGGGCCGATCGGCACGGTCTTCGGCGAGCCGCAGCACCCCTACACCAAGGCGTTGCTCGCCTCGATCCCGGGCCGCGAATTCGGCGCAGGGCAAGGGCGCGCTCGCGAGGCAATGGCTTGA
- a CDS encoding ABC transporter permease, which translates to MDLVKLYVRSPAAVIGLVLLILVLAMAASADFLYPRDPLALAGRPLIWPFSNPRFLLGTDNSGRDIAAQIFHGARISLLIGGVATVISVMIGITIGALAGYYGSWVDTALMRVTEAFQTLPNFLLLLVLVAVFGSTITTVTVAIGIVSWPASARLTRAEFLSLRNREFVQAGRTLGLKDMRLIFGEILPNALPPVIVYASVVMAIAILLESALAFLKLSDPNVASWGNLIGAGRDVLRVQWYVSAIPGIAILVTVLAVSLVGQGLNDALNPRLKSR; encoded by the coding sequence ATGGATCTGGTGAAGCTCTATGTCCGCAGCCCGGCCGCCGTCATTGGCCTCGTGCTGCTCATCCTCGTCCTCGCCATGGCGGCGAGCGCTGACTTTCTCTATCCGCGTGATCCGCTGGCACTCGCCGGGCGGCCGCTGATCTGGCCGTTCAGCAATCCGCGCTTCCTGCTCGGCACCGACAACTCCGGGCGCGACATCGCCGCCCAGATCTTCCACGGCGCGCGCATCTCGCTGCTGATCGGCGGCGTCGCGACGGTGATCTCGGTCATGATCGGCATCACCATCGGCGCCCTCGCCGGCTATTACGGCAGCTGGGTGGACACTGCCTTGATGCGCGTCACCGAGGCGTTCCAGACCCTGCCGAACTTCCTGCTGCTGCTGGTGCTGGTCGCGGTCTTCGGCTCGACCATCACCACGGTGACAGTCGCGATCGGCATCGTCTCCTGGCCGGCCTCGGCCCGGCTGACGCGGGCCGAGTTCCTCTCGCTGCGCAATCGCGAATTCGTGCAGGCGGGCCGGACGCTCGGCCTCAAGGATATGAGGTTGATCTTCGGCGAGATCCTGCCGAACGCGCTGCCGCCGGTGATCGTCTATGCCAGCGTCGTCATGGCGATCGCGATCCTGCTCGAAAGTGCGCTCGCCTTCCTCAAGCTCTCCGACCCGAACGTCGCTTCCTGGGGCAATCTGATCGGCGCCGGCCGCGACGTGCTGCGGGTGCAATGGTATGTCTCGGCCATTCCGGGCATTGCCATCCTCGTCACCGTGCTCGCCGTCTCGCTGGTCGGGCAGGGGCTCAACGACGCTCTCAATCCGAGGCTGAAGAGCCGATGA
- a CDS encoding ABC transporter permease, whose translation MRVLSLAGRRLAASIPTLFLILIGVFLLLQLAPGDTVDALMAQMGGGDATTAKQLREFYGLDLSVWAQLGNYLWRLVRLDLGFSAIYGKPVATVIAERLPATILLMTASLSFAFFFGLILGVVAARGVNKWPDTLISTFGLMFYAMPTFWFGLMAIVVFSIYLQWLPAGGFEDITVSYTGLRRTLDIALHLVLPTLTLGLFYMAIYLRIMRGSMLEVLNLDFVRTARSKGMDETRVVVRHVLRNALLPMVTLIGLQAGTMLGGSVVVESVFSLPGLGRLAYESVIQRDLNTLLGIVFVSALLVIAVNFIVDLLYARLDPRITAGS comes from the coding sequence ATGCGTGTTCTAAGTCTCGCGGGGCGGCGTCTTGCCGCCTCGATCCCGACCCTGTTCCTGATCCTGATCGGGGTCTTCCTGCTGCTGCAGCTCGCGCCCGGCGACACGGTCGATGCGCTGATGGCGCAGATGGGCGGCGGCGATGCCACGACCGCCAAGCAGCTGCGCGAGTTCTACGGGCTCGACCTCTCGGTCTGGGCCCAGCTCGGCAATTATCTCTGGCGGCTGGTCCGGCTCGATCTCGGCTTCTCGGCGATCTACGGCAAGCCGGTGGCGACGGTGATCGCCGAGCGGCTGCCGGCGACCATCCTTTTGATGACCGCCTCGCTCTCCTTTGCCTTCTTCTTCGGGTTGATCCTCGGCGTCGTCGCGGCGCGCGGCGTCAACAAATGGCCGGATACGCTGATCTCGACATTCGGCCTGATGTTCTATGCGATGCCGACCTTCTGGTTCGGGCTGATGGCGATCGTCGTCTTCTCGATCTACCTGCAATGGCTGCCGGCCGGCGGCTTCGAGGACATCACCGTCAGCTATACCGGCCTGCGGCGGACGCTCGACATCGCCCTCCACCTCGTCCTGCCGACCTTGACGCTCGGCCTGTTCTACATGGCGATCTACCTTCGCATCATGCGCGGCTCGATGCTCGAGGTGCTCAATCTCGACTTCGTCCGCACGGCGCGCTCGAAGGGCATGGACGAGACGCGCGTCGTGGTGCGGCATGTGCTGCGCAACGCGCTGCTGCCGATGGTGACGCTGATCGGCCTGCAGGCCGGCACCATGCTCGGCGGCTCGGTCGTGGTCGAGAGCGTGTTCTCGCTGCCGGGGCTCGGGCGCCTCGCCTATGAATCGGTGATCCAGCGCGACCTCAACACGCTGCTCGGCATCGTCTTCGTCTCGGCGCTGCTGGTGATCGCGGTCAATTTCATCGTCGACCTGCTCTATGCCAGGCTCGATCCGCGCATCACGGCGGGGAGCTGA
- a CDS encoding ABC transporter substrate-binding protein, translating to MDMTRRAALKISAAIASSVLFPMRSFGQETPRKGGVFTVHYGAEQRQLNPSLQASTGVYIIGGKIQEQLVDLDAKGQPVGVLAESWEAAPDGKTITFKLRPGVTWHDGKPFTSADVQFTAMEMWKKILNYGSTLQLFLTAVDTPDPLTAVFRYERPMPLNLLLRALPDLGYVSPRHLYEGKGDIRQNPVNLAPVGTGPFKFVQYERGQHVIAERNPNYWRANAPYLDRIVWRVVTDRAAAAAQMEAGQIHYSPFSGLTISDSARLGKDPRFIVSTKGNEGNARTNTVEFNFRRKELADIRVRRAIAHALDIPFFIENFLGDFAKRGTGPIPSVSTDFYPADNGPQYPFDKKLAAKLLDEAGFKPGTGGTRFSLRLLPAPWGEDVSLFATFIQQSLADVGIKVDIVRTDGGGFLKQVYDDHAFDLATGWHQYRNDPAVSTTVWYRSGQPKGAPWTNQWDWTDPTMDKIIDDAATEVDAAKRKALYGDFVRRANTELPIWTPIEQIFLTAISAKARNHSNTPRWGSSSWHDLWLAE from the coding sequence ATGGATATGACCCGCCGCGCCGCGCTGAAGATCAGCGCCGCCATCGCCTCGAGCGTGCTGTTCCCGATGCGCTCCTTCGGCCAGGAAACGCCGCGCAAGGGCGGTGTCTTCACCGTCCATTACGGCGCTGAGCAGCGCCAGCTCAACCCCAGCCTGCAGGCTTCGACCGGCGTCTACATCATCGGCGGCAAGATTCAGGAGCAGCTGGTCGACCTCGACGCCAAGGGCCAGCCGGTCGGCGTGCTCGCCGAGAGCTGGGAAGCCGCGCCCGACGGCAAGACCATCACCTTCAAGCTCCGCCCCGGCGTGACCTGGCATGACGGCAAGCCTTTCACCTCCGCCGACGTGCAGTTCACGGCGATGGAGATGTGGAAGAAGATCCTGAACTACGGCTCGACGCTGCAGCTCTTCCTCACAGCGGTCGATACGCCCGATCCGCTGACGGCGGTGTTCCGCTATGAGCGCCCGATGCCGCTCAACCTCTTGCTGCGGGCGCTGCCGGATCTCGGCTATGTCTCGCCGCGCCATCTCTACGAGGGCAAGGGCGACATCCGGCAGAACCCGGTCAATCTGGCGCCGGTCGGCACCGGGCCGTTCAAGTTCGTCCAGTACGAGCGCGGCCAGCACGTCATCGCCGAGCGCAACCCGAACTACTGGCGCGCCAATGCGCCCTATCTCGACCGGATCGTCTGGCGCGTGGTCACCGATCGCGCTGCCGCCGCCGCCCAGATGGAAGCCGGGCAGATCCACTACAGCCCGTTCTCGGGCCTGACGATCTCGGACTCGGCCCGCCTCGGCAAGGACCCGCGCTTCATCGTCTCGACCAAGGGCAATGAGGGCAACGCCCGCACCAACACCGTTGAGTTCAATTTCCGCCGCAAGGAGCTCGCCGACATCCGCGTCCGGCGTGCCATCGCGCATGCGCTCGACATCCCGTTCTTCATCGAGAACTTCCTCGGCGACTTCGCCAAGCGCGGCACTGGGCCGATCCCCTCGGTCTCGACTGATTTCTATCCGGCCGACAACGGCCCGCAGTATCCGTTCGACAAGAAGCTGGCCGCCAAGCTGCTCGACGAAGCCGGCTTCAAGCCCGGCACTGGGGGAACGCGCTTCTCGCTGCGGCTGCTGCCGGCGCCCTGGGGCGAGGACGTTTCGCTGTTCGCCACCTTCATCCAGCAGTCGCTCGCCGATGTCGGCATCAAGGTCGACATCGTCCGCACCGATGGCGGCGGCTTCCTGAAGCAGGTCTATGACGACCACGCCTTCGATCTCGCCACCGGCTGGCACCAGTACCGCAACGACCCGGCCGTCTCGACCACGGTGTGGTACCGGTCGGGCCAGCCCAAGGGCGCGCCCTGGACCAATCAGTGGGACTGGACCGACCCGACCATGGACAAGATCATCGACGACGCGGCGACCGAGGTCGATGCGGCCAAGCGCAAGGCGCTCTATGGCGACTTCGTGCGGCGCGCCAACACCGAGCTGCCGATCTGGACGCCGATCGAGCAGATCTTCCTGACCGCGATCAGCGCCAAGGCCCGCAACCACTCCAACACGCCGCGCTGGGGCTCGTCGTCCTGGCACGATCTTTGGTTGGCGGAGTGA
- a CDS encoding VOC family protein produces the protein MPLKHILGLDHVVVTVRDLDASARQWQSLGFTVSPRGTHSAILGSGNYTIMFGDDYVELLGILAETEHNKPTRDFLREREGIERAAFTTDDAAAGAAELKSRGLEPLGPVHFGRPVDLPNGGKGEAKFNVFRWPLDENPGSLRIFACQHLTRETVWIPELQSHANGASRIIRVEVLADDPKAAAGHLSRLIDEPVKQQDDGWLVPSGGKRADFLFYDAAGLARRYPEAVRAGAAPGGAVAIVLASADLDGAAKALGSVGVRHGAALSVPAASANGLIVTFLPQ, from the coding sequence ATGCCGCTCAAGCATATTCTCGGTCTCGACCATGTCGTGGTGACGGTTCGCGATCTCGACGCCTCGGCCCGGCAATGGCAGAGCCTCGGCTTCACCGTCTCGCCGCGCGGCACGCATTCGGCCATTCTCGGCAGCGGCAACTACACGATCATGTTCGGGGACGACTATGTCGAGCTGCTCGGCATCCTCGCCGAGACCGAGCACAACAAGCCGACCCGCGACTTCCTCCGGGAGCGCGAGGGGATCGAGCGGGCCGCCTTCACCACCGATGATGCTGCCGCTGGTGCGGCCGAGCTCAAGAGCCGCGGCCTCGAGCCGCTTGGCCCGGTGCATTTCGGCCGCCCGGTCGACCTGCCCAATGGTGGCAAGGGCGAAGCCAAGTTCAATGTCTTCCGCTGGCCGCTCGACGAGAACCCCGGCAGCCTGCGCATCTTCGCCTGCCAGCATCTGACTCGCGAGACCGTCTGGATTCCCGAGCTGCAGAGCCACGCCAATGGCGCGAGCCGGATCATCCGCGTCGAAGTGCTCGCCGACGATCCGAAGGCCGCAGCCGGGCATCTGAGCCGGTTGATCGACGAGCCGGTGAAGCAGCAGGACGATGGCTGGCTGGTGCCCTCCGGCGGCAAGCGCGCCGACTTCTTGTTCTACGATGCGGCCGGCCTCGCCCGGCGCTACCCGGAGGCGGTGCGAGCCGGCGCTGCGCCTGGCGGAGCCGTGGCGATCGTGCTGGCGAGCGCGGACCTCGATGGCGCGGCCAAGGCGCTCGGCTCAGTCGGTGTCCGGCATGGTGCGGCACTCAGCGTTCCCGCTGCGTCCGCCAATGGCCTGATCGTGACCTTCCTGCCGCAATAG
- a CDS encoding FAD-binding oxidoreductase, with the protein MTAPSPVTWPPSLWAATAQPGPVLGTLEGAIESDVVVIGAGFTGLSTAIHLRESGVGVTILEAAEPGWGASGRNNGQVIPTLAGHDPSAMTARHGEAGERFNAVLRDAAQYLFDLVRKYEIPAEAEQAGWVQPVHSPGRFKLAEKRVREWSAIGAPVELLDRAATAEMLGSDAWFGGFWNRTGGHINPLALTRGLAEVALGLGATIHARSPAVSMTHQNGRWLVTTANGSVTARALVLATNAYTGEFEPGLAPEIANEVIPVLSWQMATRPVSDNIAKTVIPGRQAMSDTHRELYFARWDARNRLVTGGAAVLPGVGGANLRPTVAARLKRLWPQLGEVEFDYVWSGYVGMTPDNLLQPQVPGYPRIHQLGPNGFGWVGCNGRAVALSISLGRELAKATQGTALETLGLPLSTPKPQPFQGLIRRIAPLALPLYRKLDAREI; encoded by the coding sequence ATGACTGCCCCCTCCCCCGTCACCTGGCCGCCCTCGCTCTGGGCCGCCACGGCCCAGCCCGGCCCTGTGCTCGGGACGCTTGAAGGCGCAATCGAGAGCGATGTCGTGGTGATCGGTGCCGGCTTCACCGGGCTTTCGACCGCGATCCATCTGCGCGAGAGCGGGGTCGGCGTCACAATCCTGGAGGCGGCCGAGCCGGGCTGGGGCGCCTCCGGGCGCAACAACGGCCAGGTCATCCCGACTTTGGCCGGCCACGATCCCTCTGCAATGACCGCCCGGCACGGCGAGGCCGGCGAGCGCTTCAACGCTGTGTTGCGCGATGCAGCACAATATCTCTTCGACCTCGTGCGCAAATACGAGATCCCGGCCGAAGCCGAGCAGGCGGGCTGGGTCCAGCCGGTGCATTCACCAGGGCGCTTCAAGCTCGCCGAGAAGCGCGTCAGGGAATGGTCGGCGATCGGCGCGCCGGTCGAGCTGCTCGATCGTGCGGCCACGGCCGAGATGCTCGGCTCGGATGCCTGGTTCGGCGGTTTCTGGAACCGCACCGGCGGTCACATCAACCCGCTCGCCTTGACCCGCGGCCTTGCCGAGGTCGCGCTCGGGCTCGGTGCGACCATCCATGCGCGCTCGCCGGCCGTGAGCATGACGCATCAGAACGGCCGCTGGCTGGTGACGACGGCAAACGGCTCGGTAACGGCGCGGGCGCTCGTGCTGGCGACCAACGCCTATACTGGCGAGTTCGAGCCCGGCCTCGCGCCGGAGATCGCCAATGAGGTCATCCCCGTCCTGTCCTGGCAGATGGCGACCAGGCCGGTCAGCGACAACATCGCCAAGACGGTGATCCCCGGCCGGCAGGCGATGTCGGACACGCATCGCGAGCTCTATTTCGCCCGCTGGGACGCCCGCAATCGCCTGGTCACCGGCGGCGCCGCCGTCCTGCCCGGCGTCGGCGGGGCCAATCTGCGCCCGACGGTTGCGGCGCGGCTGAAGCGACTCTGGCCGCAGCTCGGCGAGGTCGAGTTCGACTATGTCTGGTCCGGCTATGTCGGGATGACTCCCGACAACCTGCTGCAGCCGCAGGTGCCGGGGTATCCGCGTATTCATCAGCTCGGGCCGAACGGTTTTGGCTGGGTTGGCTGCAATGGCCGCGCCGTCGCGCTGTCGATCTCGCTCGGCCGCGAGTTGGCCAAGGCGACGCAAGGGACAGCGCTGGAGACGCTCGGCCTGCCGCTGTCGACGCCGAAGCCGCAGCCCTTCCAGGGTCTGATCCGCCGGATCGCGCCGCTCGCCCTGCCGCTCTACCGCAAGCTGGACGCGCGGGAGATCTAG
- a CDS encoding inositol monophosphatase family protein, with product MIFTRQDHERLAGILAEAGRREVMPRFRNLGEGEIREKRSATDLVTEADEAAERFISAELAKAFPGAVLIGEEAAAADPALIERLGDAELAFVIDPIDGTLNYASDLPLFAVMAAAVVKGEVVAAVIHDPIVADSAMALRGEGAWLAGDGTSRDLRVAPPAAPREMTGMMSWQYFPEPLRSTLPGRTPAFANVCSLRCCGHEYRLAAAGNGHFLLYGRLNPWDHAPGSLIHAEAGGHVRMLDGQPYRPAQPTLGLLCAPDEQSWQEIRAILVGELA from the coding sequence ATGATCTTTACCCGCCAGGACCATGAGAGACTTGCCGGCATCCTCGCCGAAGCGGGTCGGCGCGAGGTCATGCCGCGCTTTCGCAATCTCGGCGAGGGCGAGATCCGCGAGAAGCGCTCGGCGACCGATCTGGTCACCGAGGCCGACGAGGCAGCGGAGCGCTTCATCAGCGCCGAGCTGGCCAAGGCTTTTCCGGGCGCGGTGCTGATCGGCGAGGAAGCTGCCGCTGCCGATCCTGCGCTGATCGAGCGGCTTGGCGATGCCGAGCTCGCCTTCGTCATCGACCCGATCGATGGCACCCTGAACTACGCTTCCGACCTGCCGCTCTTTGCGGTGATGGCCGCTGCGGTCGTCAAGGGCGAGGTCGTCGCCGCGGTGATCCATGATCCCATCGTTGCCGACAGCGCCATGGCGTTGCGCGGCGAAGGCGCCTGGCTCGCCGGTGACGGCACCAGCCGTGACCTGCGTGTGGCACCGCCGGCCGCCCCGCGCGAGATGACCGGGATGATGAGCTGGCAGTATTTCCCGGAGCCACTGCGCAGCACGCTGCCGGGGCGCACGCCTGCCTTCGCGAATGTCTGCTCGCTGCGCTGCTGCGGCCACGAATACCGCCTCGCCGCTGCCGGCAACGGCCATTTCCTGCTCTATGGCCGGCTCAATCCCTGGGATCACGCGCCGGGTTCGCTGATCCATGCCGAGGCGGGCGGCCATGTCCGCATGCTGGACGGCCAGCCCTATCGGCCGGCGCAGCCGACGCTCGGCCTGCTCTGCGCGCCCGATGAACAGAGCTGGCAGGAAATCCGCGCGATCCTGGTAGGGGAGCTCGCCTAG
- a CDS encoding SprT family zinc-dependent metalloprotease, which translates to MPPEDLLIEITFGDRRTTGKVVRAERRYLRIEVDPNGSINVTAPMSADLSEIVRRVNRRGGWIFQQLDSIADHPVRTPERRYVSGETHLFLGRQYRLAIEAIDDPCVRIDGARLLVGVRKLNDQAHYRRLLTAFYALQSRDVFRERLEHVFPPFARKGLTKPPLIIRKLSKRWGSYTPKGRIVLNVDLVRASPLLIDYVICHELVHAFHPDHGKEWRSMFDAVMPDWQQRKSSLEAALR; encoded by the coding sequence ATGCCGCCAGAGGATCTCCTGATTGAAATCACCTTTGGTGATCGCCGAACGACGGGCAAGGTCGTACGTGCAGAGCGCCGTTACCTCCGGATTGAAGTCGATCCTAATGGCTCGATCAATGTCACTGCGCCGATGTCCGCCGATCTTTCCGAAATCGTTCGCCGCGTAAATCGCCGAGGCGGTTGGATCTTTCAACAATTGGATAGTATCGCGGACCATCCGGTTCGAACGCCCGAACGGCGCTACGTCTCTGGCGAGACACATCTGTTCCTTGGGCGGCAGTATCGATTGGCCATCGAAGCCATCGATGATCCTTGCGTCCGGATAGATGGCGCTCGTCTCTTGGTAGGCGTCAGGAAGCTCAATGACCAAGCCCACTACCGACGCCTTCTAACCGCCTTCTACGCGCTGCAATCACGCGATGTGTTTCGTGAGCGTCTCGAACATGTCTTCCCGCCGTTTGCCCGCAAGGGCCTTACGAAGCCGCCACTTATCATTCGGAAATTATCGAAGCGTTGGGGAAGTTACACGCCAAAAGGGCGGATCGTGCTTAACGTCGATCTGGTTCGCGCCAGCCCGTTGCTGATCGATTACGTCATCTGTCACGAACTAGTGCACGCATTCCACCCTGATCACGGCAAAGAGTGGCGCTCAATGTTCGACGCCGTAATGCCCGATTGGCAGCAGCGGAAATCCTCGCTTGAGGCTGCTCTTCGGTAG